From a single Cetobacterium somerae ATCC BAA-474 genomic region:
- a CDS encoding Gfo/Idh/MocA family protein, with the protein MLRIGVIGAGNRGKDVYANFILKNSDEADIIAVAEPNSIKRDQMIKAHGILPEYVFNSWEEFLEKDKFCDAIILATGDDMHFEPMELAMKKGYDILLEKPMSNRVEECIDIVKMAEKYGVKVMVCHVLRYTPFFSKLKELIDSGVIGEVVDIQHNENIGNFHFAHSFVRGNWRNSDETSPLILQKSCHDLDILSWLLNGNPCKKIASFGNLKYFRKENAPEGSADRCLECKYIDSCIYSPKKIYYNNIGAWPTLVASEIQTEEALTKSLEHNQYGRCVYKCDNNVVDNMVSIIEFENGVNVTFNLCAFTDEVCRTIKVMGTKGEIRGNDAKNHIEVYEFGKGDGRFANGKKTEIIPDVLEGGHGGGDTGLMNDFINLCLGRQEDSRTNPRTSLESHIMAFAAEDSRVNGNVVYMDEYLNRFN; encoded by the coding sequence ATGTTAAGAATCGGTGTAATAGGAGCAGGTAATAGAGGAAAGGATGTTTATGCTAATTTTATTTTAAAAAATAGTGATGAAGCAGATATTATTGCTGTAGCAGAACCAAATTCTATAAAAAGAGACCAAATGATAAAAGCTCATGGGATTCTACCTGAGTATGTATTTAATTCTTGGGAAGAATTTTTAGAAAAAGATAAATTTTGTGATGCTATAATTTTAGCAACAGGTGATGATATGCACTTTGAACCTATGGAACTTGCTATGAAAAAAGGCTATGATATTCTTTTAGAAAAACCGATGTCAAATAGAGTTGAAGAATGTATTGATATAGTTAAAATGGCTGAAAAATATGGTGTTAAAGTTATGGTTTGTCATGTGCTTAGATATACACCATTTTTTAGTAAATTAAAAGAATTAATAGATAGTGGAGTAATTGGAGAGGTTGTAGATATACAACACAATGAAAATATAGGAAACTTCCACTTTGCACATAGTTTTGTTAGAGGTAACTGGAGAAATTCTGACGAAACAAGTCCTCTTATTTTACAAAAAAGTTGTCATGATTTAGATATTTTATCTTGGCTTTTAAATGGTAATCCTTGTAAAAAAATAGCTTCTTTTGGAAATTTAAAATACTTTAGAAAAGAAAATGCTCCAGAGGGATCAGCAGATAGATGTTTAGAGTGTAAATATATAGATAGTTGCATATATTCACCAAAGAAAATATATTATAATAATATTGGAGCTTGGCCAACACTAGTTGCTAGTGAAATACAAACAGAGGAAGCTTTAACAAAATCTTTAGAGCACAATCAATATGGAAGATGTGTTTATAAGTGTGATAATAATGTCGTAGATAATATGGTTTCTATAATTGAGTTTGAAAATGGAGTAAATGTAACATTTAATCTATGTGCTTTTACAGACGAAGTATGTAGAACAATAAAAGTTATGGGAACTAAAGGTGAAATAAGAGGAAATGATGCAAAAAATCATATAGAAGTTTATGAGTTTGGAAAAGGAGATGGACGTTTTGCAAATGGAAAGAAAACTGAGATTATTCCAGATGTTTTAGAAGGTGGACATGGAGGAGGAGACACAGGACTTATGAACGATTTTATAAATCTTTGTTTAGGAAGACAAGAGGATTCTAGAACTAATCCAAGAACATCTTTAGAAAGTCATATAATGGCCTTTGCAGCAGAGGATTCAAGAGTTAATGGAAATGTTGTTTACATGGATGAATATTTAAATAGATTTAATTAA
- a CDS encoding PTS lactose/cellobiose transporter subunit IIA produces MDIEAVAMAIVGNAGESRALSYEALRAAKKGEFENAKKLLDEAKERMYAAHSVQTELICNEADGKGVEINLLMIHAQDHLMNAILARELVEELIEVHRELKELKGE; encoded by the coding sequence ATGGATATTGAAGCAGTAGCAATGGCCATAGTTGGAAATGCAGGAGAGAGCAGAGCTTTATCTTATGAGGCTTTAAGAGCAGCTAAGAAGGGTGAGTTTGAAAATGCTAAAAAATTATTAGATGAAGCAAAAGAAAGAATGTATGCAGCTCATAGTGTACAAACTGAACTTATATGTAATGAAGCAGATGGAAAAGGGGTAGAGATAAACTTACTTATGATTCATGCACAAGATCATCTTATGAATGCAATATTAGCTAGAGAGTTAGTAGAGGAGTTAATTGAAGTACATAGAGAGTTAAAAGAGTTAAAAGGAGAATAA
- a CDS encoding ABC transporter substrate-binding protein, with the protein MKKILGGLLIMGTLIGCGQKDEAKVLTFSTWEGTGEQFFMDINDINTEYKKINPNVTIKIEKIPNTEYDTTMKIRNTAKQLPDIFAIRNKHMYSYRDAVHDLSDLNASKINTFAEPYKINGKVVGLPMYGFNEYVYYRKSVFNKLGLEVPQTWNEFLEVVKTINNSSDLIPLAIGGKDLWTTYPYGQFVPYLVENGDNLLNQMGDMNSPFSEGTSVYKGYEKVNQLFQLKPAGENPLGYGWSQEKNMFLSGKSAMIAVGQWFYKDFMKDASEEDQNDLGMFLMPVRDSKEDKFRYFVTGEVFLGVPKSTKHEKEAKEFIEWFFASNYYKDYINYMQVIPTVEGVELTDSPFKAVTDKVENLQAVYQIPGGENYTKIKNETRYDQNQLSQELLSGSDFKQLMEEWNKKWNDAKGKVVGR; encoded by the coding sequence ATGAAAAAAATATTAGGTGGACTATTAATTATGGGGACATTAATAGGATGCGGTCAAAAAGATGAAGCTAAAGTCTTAACTTTCAGTACTTGGGAAGGTACTGGAGAACAATTTTTTATGGATATTAACGATATAAATACTGAATATAAAAAGATAAATCCAAATGTTACTATAAAAATTGAAAAAATTCCAAATACTGAGTATGACACTACAATGAAAATTAGAAATACTGCAAAGCAACTTCCCGATATTTTTGCTATTAGAAATAAACACATGTATTCTTATAGAGATGCTGTGCATGATTTAAGTGATTTAAATGCTTCAAAAATAAATACGTTTGCTGAACCATATAAAATTAATGGAAAAGTCGTAGGTTTACCCATGTATGGTTTTAATGAATATGTTTACTATAGAAAAAGTGTCTTTAATAAACTTGGATTAGAGGTACCACAAACTTGGAATGAGTTCTTAGAAGTTGTAAAAACAATTAATAATTCAAGTGACTTAATTCCTCTTGCAATTGGTGGTAAAGATTTATGGACAACATATCCTTATGGTCAATTTGTTCCTTATTTAGTTGAAAATGGTGATAATCTACTAAATCAAATGGGAGATATGAACTCTCCTTTCAGCGAGGGAACAAGTGTTTATAAAGGATATGAAAAAGTTAATCAATTATTCCAATTAAAACCAGCGGGAGAAAATCCTTTAGGATATGGATGGAGCCAAGAAAAAAATATGTTTTTATCTGGTAAGTCAGCTATGATTGCTGTTGGTCAGTGGTTTTATAAAGACTTTATGAAAGATGCATCTGAAGAGGATCAAAATGATTTAGGAATGTTTTTAATGCCTGTTAGAGACAGTAAAGAGGATAAATTTAGATACTTCGTTACTGGAGAAGTTTTCTTAGGTGTACCAAAAAGTACAAAGCATGAAAAAGAAGCTAAGGAGTTTATTGAATGGTTTTTTGCTAGTAATTATTATAAAGACTACATCAACTACATGCAAGTAATTCCAACTGTAGAAGGTGTGGAATTAACAGATAGTCCTTTCAAAGCCGTTACTGATAAAGTAGAAAATTTACAAGCAGTTTATCAAATTCCTGGTGGAGAAAATTATACAAAAATCAAAAATGAAACTAGATATGATCAAAATCAATTATCTCAAGAGCTTTTAAGTGGAAGTGACTTCAAACAATTAATGGAAGAATGGAATAAAAAATGGAACGATGCAAAAGGAAAGGTAGTTGGTAGATAA
- a CDS encoding replication initiation protein has protein sequence MENKNIFIEFSKKLSKKERDFLRSVDINSSSVTVHLETLYKIFEVKEEPKIMELEKLLFKFFSKNIVITDSNLNLKKRFNILNSYFFEKDYVSFEFSSHILDEKIKKILKFKERYSYRFYQEILNSEKNILNISMNSLRDLLDIQETYDRFYDIEKNLLKPIFKDLITIGELDIEYEKNKVGEYKSAKILGIKIVKDYKSSETNAVKPIFSLTKTFKNLFELHSELMEIYKKLKGDTSYISNYHFNSKLLVKIYNIKNDETLIYTYKEFTFKILYRKDLPTVIEIFENVKDE, from the coding sequence GTGGAAAATAAAAATATTTTTATTGAATTTTCTAAAAAACTGAGTAAAAAAGAGAGAGATTTTTTAAGATCAGTTGATATTAACAGTAGCTCAGTTACTGTTCATTTAGAAACGCTTTATAAAATATTTGAAGTTAAAGAGGAACCAAAAATTATGGAATTAGAAAAGCTTTTATTTAAGTTTTTTTCTAAAAATATAGTTATCACTGATTCAAATCTAAATTTAAAAAAAAGATTCAATATTCTAAATAGTTATTTTTTTGAAAAAGATTATGTATCCTTTGAATTTTCATCACATATATTAGATGAAAAAATCAAAAAAATACTTAAGTTTAAAGAAAGGTACTCATATAGATTTTATCAAGAGATTCTAAACAGTGAAAAAAACATTTTAAATATTTCAATGAATAGTTTAAGAGATCTATTAGATATTCAAGAGACATATGATAGATTCTATGATATTGAAAAAAATCTCTTAAAACCCATTTTTAAAGATCTTATAACTATTGGAGAGCTTGATATTGAATATGAAAAAAATAAAGTTGGAGAATATAAAAGTGCTAAAATTTTAGGAATTAAAATCGTAAAAGATTATAAAAGTAGTGAAACCAATGCGGTTAAGCCTATTTTTTCTTTAACTAAAACTTTTAAAAATCTTTTTGAGCTTCATAGTGAACTTATGGAAATCTATAAAAAGCTTAAAGGAGATACATCATATATTTCTAACTACCATTTTAACTCTAAACTTTTAGTTAAAATATACAATATAAAAAATGATGAAACTTTAATTTATACCTACAAAGAGTTTACATTTAAAATACTATATAGAAAAGATTTACCCACAGTTATTGAGATATTTGAAAATGTTAAAGATGAATAA
- a CDS encoding N(4)-(beta-N-acetylglucosaminyl)-L-asparaginase, giving the protein MRKQWGMIATWRMASEGVTLGSEMLKNGGKCQDALEEAVKFVEDYPFYKSVGYGGLPNEECEVELDAAFMDGKTLSIGAVASIKDFKNPISIARKLSADRYNIFLVGAGAESYAHKNGFVRQNMLTERAKKTWELRVKEIQEKNLSPYDGHDTVCMIALDKDEDMAVATSTSGLFMKKKGRVGDSPVSGSGFYVDNEIGGAAATGLGEDIMKGCLSYEVVQRMKKGEHPMEAAQKAVDEFSETLRKRRGKAGEISIVAMNNRGEWGIGTNVEFTFCVGTETEKPQVYISTPQENGEIKIEVASEEYMKAYKERIQRGI; this is encoded by the coding sequence ATGAGAAAACAATGGGGTATGATAGCAACTTGGAGAATGGCTTCTGAGGGAGTAACTTTAGGTTCAGAGATGTTAAAAAACGGTGGAAAATGTCAAGATGCATTAGAAGAAGCAGTTAAATTTGTAGAGGATTATCCATTTTATAAATCTGTAGGGTATGGAGGACTTCCAAATGAAGAGTGTGAAGTTGAATTAGATGCAGCATTTATGGATGGAAAAACTCTTTCTATAGGAGCAGTAGCTTCAATAAAGGATTTTAAAAACCCAATATCAATAGCAAGAAAACTAAGTGCAGATAGATATAACATATTTTTAGTAGGAGCTGGGGCAGAATCATATGCTCATAAAAATGGTTTTGTGAGACAAAATATGTTAACAGAAAGAGCTAAAAAGACTTGGGAGTTAAGAGTTAAAGAGATACAAGAAAAGAATCTTTCTCCATATGATGGTCATGATACTGTTTGTATGATAGCTTTAGATAAAGATGAAGATATGGCTGTAGCAACTTCAACAAGTGGACTTTTTATGAAGAAAAAGGGAAGAGTTGGAGATTCACCAGTTTCAGGATCAGGTTTTTATGTTGATAATGAAATTGGAGGAGCAGCAGCAACAGGTCTTGGAGAAGATATAATGAAAGGGTGTCTTTCTTATGAAGTAGTTCAGAGAATGAAAAAAGGAGAACATCCAATGGAAGCAGCTCAAAAAGCTGTTGATGAATTTTCTGAAACTTTAAGAAAAAGAAGAGGAAAAGCTGGAGAGATATCTATTGTAGCTATGAATAATAGAGGTGAATGGGGAATAGGAACAAATGTTGAGTTCACATTCTGTGTTGGAACAGAAACAGAAAAACCTCAAGTTTACATATCAACTCCTCAAGAAAATGGAGAGATAAAAATAGAAGTGGCATCTGAAGAGTACATGAAAGCATATAAAGAGAGAATTCAAAGGGGGATTTAA
- a CDS encoding LacI family DNA-binding transcriptional regulator translates to MKNKRITMTEIASLVGVSQATVSRAINQPEKVKPELREKILYFIDKYKFVPNENAKTMRGVGSKILGLIVFSFSNHYYLDMIKYAEKLAREKGYSLLVMNSEKNADFELEHIKMMLARNVEGILITPVDGKNLDFLETTDVPFVALNEDFPGHNYVTTSLNEGGEIAANHLINEGYKNIGYIGGDSKKYHPKLEGIKKILKENGIYFKPNWFVKMDTINLTGNEINTLFESKKTLCDAYIASNDEVACLFLKKANEFGYKIPEDIALVGFDNTIVSKLLDITSITQPTEEMVRIGIEIIFNNEKVKKGVKLSPCIEVRKSSLK, encoded by the coding sequence ATGAAAAATAAAAGAATTACCATGACAGAAATTGCCAGTTTAGTTGGTGTTTCTCAAGCAACTGTATCAAGAGCTATTAATCAACCTGAAAAAGTTAAGCCTGAATTAAGGGAAAAAATACTATATTTTATTGATAAATATAAATTTGTTCCCAATGAAAATGCAAAAACTATGAGAGGAGTCGGCAGTAAAATTTTGGGCCTTATTGTTTTTAGTTTTTCTAATCATTACTATTTGGATATGATTAAGTATGCAGAAAAACTTGCTAGAGAAAAAGGATATAGTCTTCTTGTTATGAACTCAGAAAAAAATGCTGATTTTGAGTTAGAACACATTAAAATGATGTTGGCACGAAACGTAGAGGGAATACTTATAACCCCTGTAGATGGAAAAAATCTTGATTTTTTAGAAACTACAGATGTTCCTTTTGTTGCTCTTAATGAAGATTTTCCTGGACATAATTATGTTACAACCTCTCTTAATGAGGGAGGAGAAATTGCTGCTAATCACCTTATCAATGAAGGCTATAAAAATATCGGTTATATTGGTGGAGATAGTAAAAAATATCACCCAAAATTAGAAGGAATTAAAAAAATTCTTAAAGAAAATGGGATTTATTTTAAACCAAATTGGTTTGTAAAAATGGACACTATTAATTTAACTGGTAATGAAATAAATACCCTTTTTGAAAGTAAAAAGACTCTTTGTGATGCTTATATTGCTTCTAATGATGAAGTTGCATGCTTATTTCTAAAAAAAGCAAATGAATTTGGATATAAAATACCTGAAGATATAGCACTTGTTGGTTTTGATAATACTATTGTTTCTAAACTTCTAGATATTACTAGTATCACTCAGCCCACAGAAGAGATGGTTAGAATAGGAATTGAGATTATTTTTAATAATGAAAAAGTAAAAAAAGGAGTTAAACTTTCTCCTTGTATTGAAGTTCGAAAAAGTAGTTTAAAATAA